A segment of the Trifolium pratense cultivar HEN17-A07 linkage group LG7, ARS_RC_1.1, whole genome shotgun sequence genome:
TCTCATTTTTCATATAATTCACAGTGTCCCATAAAGTCATATCCATGttcacataatccattttcaatTTATGCTCTCTCCAGAGATCATCACATCtcagaatataaaaaataaaacatatgttGTGAGCTAAAATATACTTAACACAAACCAATTACGGCGACAGTTTATGCTGACACCACAATGCTTCAAACATCAATTCTGGCCCATTAATTAAATTCCATAATCAGATTGaccataaaaacaaaacatcaatcTTTTCAATAATCACATTCACAAAAAACAATTCAAGTCCCACTTTATGGTTCAATATACAAAAGCAAAAGTAGAAGATTACAAAAAATTACACAGGATTAAACCcttaatcatcaaaatcaaagattaaaatgaaagataaacaTATGCTAAAACCTAAAAACCCTTAATCGTCAGAACTCACCAGTTTATGACTCTGTAACGAGCTGAGAGAGCTTTGATTCGTTTCACTGAGCTTCGATTTGGGTTCAGTAAGCCTTGGTTCTTCAATTAGGGATTAGAATTTGTGATTCAATGAAAGGGATTGGAGGCTAGGGTTCGAGAGAGAACAAGTGTTAGAGAGACATCTCTTCGATCGCGAATCTAGGGTGAGAGAGAACGACAAGCTTCGATTCGTGAGAGTAGAGGccggagaaagaaagagaagcttcgatttggagttaagcttcgatttggagttagggttcgtgagagagaggacgactgcgagtgagagagaggacggcgCTGGTGGTGAGTTGATTAAAGGTTGCGGAGGGTTCAATCTTGTCGCCGGTAGAGGACGGCGGTGAGGGTTTGCATCGCCGGTTCTTGCGAAGGTGAGGGTTTTTTCTGAAGTCTTGGGAGAGAGATATCACACTATTACCgttccaaaaatatttttttttttttgtatttaacctGACATTTTACATCTGTGCCTAAATATGGCCAGATACAtacatattttagataattttcaccataattacaagattgccaccgcgtttagttatgcttctggtacattgaagtcagatgtaaaaagtcttgtctatttattttttacatctgtggatattgaagCCAGATGAAAAGGTTACTCCACAtagccttttacatctgacatatgctcgtcagatgtaaacATGCTGTGTAATATGTTATATTTGTACTAGtgcaacaatcaaaaacaccaaaacacatcacacatacaaaatcatgtcaatttcttgcaaaataagcaaagttgcataaacatgcaaaaccatcatcaaacatatacatattccctcctagatgttcattaagcatactaagatgaaaagacatgtttatgataaagaaacttcacccaaaccccaaagaaattggatgagagagttcaggaatggaggctagacacctcccctctcttggatcacccaagcttatgcttaaccactctcaccttggattgaatgatgattcttggcctctaaacctcttctccttgctcaagttcttctccttgctctcctagccaaaaccctagcttagctttctCTCTTGCTAACTTCTACTTCTCATGAAAAGTGAATTATGAAACTATAATggttttgacttgctacttatactactctccaattctcttggttcaagcccaatagcctaagcccattaagccctatcacacgcccaagcccactaacacgacaaaggtttcgctcacaaacttatgttcgcgataaataataataggtcgcgtaaataaatatttaacactaacccaaaatatatgcaaatatataaaatatcgatttactaaaaatcgggtcgttacaactctaccccccttaaaagaatttcgccctcgaaattacctaagagataaaacagagaacgaaccctcaacgcggcatcttcggtttcttgcataccggactcttgtgaccttcctcgccacaattgaaacaaaacactttcacccgacaagcatcggccttgtgcccaaactgtccacaattgaaacacttgtcgcttttcctcgggcaatcatatgacatatgaccccgctctccacatttgtaacaacttccacttccttgcttcttctttacatttccattgcccttgttctcatacggtttaccacgatccaaacctttccctttcctatcattcagaaccttatagtagttggtcttggctttgctatcttcatcacaaatccttgccttggtcataagggtcggaaaatccctgatttcagaaaatccaatcaaaagcttgatatccggacgaagtccactctcgaacttgacacacttatcctcttcggcttccaccgtgttgtagtgtggactaaacacacacaaagcttcaaacttagccgaatactcggcgaccgataaatttccttgcttgagctccatgaactcgatcactttcttattcttcacatcagccggaaagtacttccttaaaaattcccttttgaaagtttcccaaacgatagcaacaccgtccactcctatcctgagtctcacattcctccaccaaacgattgcctcctctctaagggcataagttcccaaagtagtcttgttctcctcagaacaacccattgcttcgaagatgatctcaacctcatctaaccacttgatagctccctctgggttatagcctccggtaaacagagttggtttatgcgacataaacctttccaatcttttctcactatcccttcccgggtcattatctcttaccaccaatgtagtcaaagcagtcaaagcttgtgcaatctgagcgttggtcctagcagcagccatgattcctgaacgaatcacaactcgacgttagaatgtattaacagtgtacccaacacatgcttcatacaagagaaagaaaatcctaatggctcacatgaaccgacctgctctgataccaactattgtaacaccccgaactaactacccttaaaaacgtgatcttaaaaactctttaaagataagtagccggagcgctacggaaaacattttcaacacgatcgtgcacacgacacgaaacgtcgcagcggaaaacatttaaataaaggattttcaaagcaatgaacaaaatagttccaaaagataattcattagcataaaacataagttaagatgttcgcatcgatatacgacggaatacaaacgatcccccgactcgatgttacaattaccagagcactaatatacatcacaaccaaactaacttaacaaaactatacaaaggtagcctacactagctcctcaccaaaagtgctccataccaaaacgatctacagctaaagctcgatcgaaacctcgacctgaatacctgaacccccaaaggtccagcacataacaaataggtagagagttagtaaacataatcacatacatacgaatatagaaacgcacctatattcaacctatcacgtattactaactcacacacatgcctcaaaaGCAAtaaccagataacacatactcacaaatacacaaccagatagtttcacgtcgtttcggacaacacaaagaactcacataacacataacacataattgcacatttactcaaatgcgactaatgccaaacattcaatgtcatgccaacctagacacgactaatgcatgtggtaccatcttctttatcaaggaacttaccattgatattcttctttattggacaagtccaatatccttctttatcagacaagtctgatatccctaaataatgcatgaatttatgaatgccatgcatttaccaaacatatgataatcacttagcacgaagctactgctcactacatggataacataatccattaaacttctttatcagacaaactgatattcttctttatcggacaacccgatatacaaaatacatatacttctttgacattttatataaatgccatcacacaacacaattattaaacatataataattccaaaccaaaacaaaaccaaatacatggatacacacacttataaacaatcaacaaaattgctgtcgcagaggccttcgctaagcgagggcttagcgagacttggcgaacctcaccaggaagtcacctgctcatggcgagctttggcgagcttcggcgaacaggttcgctacagcgaactcctggtcgcttagcgaactacaccagaaaaatatctgttcttgagttttccaaaggcggtttaacactcaaatccaATCAAAATACAtcataacatgttataaatgcataacaagtgatcaatcatgtatataccatacatatatacatgtatcaacaatcaaaaacaccaaaacacatcacacatacaaaatcatgtcaatttcttgcaaaataagcaaagttgcataaacatgcaaaaccatcatcaaacatatacatattccctcctagatgttcattaagcatactaagatgaaaagacatgtttatgataaagaaacttcacccaaaccccaaagaaattggatgagagagttcaggaatggaggctagacacctcccctctcttggatcacccaagcttatgcttaaccactctcaccttggattgaatgatgattcttggcctctaaacctcttctccttgctcaagttcttctccttgctctcctagccaaaaccctagcttagctttctCTCTTGCTAACTTCTACTTCTCATGAAAAGTGAATTATGAAactattcatggttttgacttgctacttatactactctccaattctcttggttcaagcccaatagcctaagcccattaagccctatcacacgcccaagcccactaacacgacaaaggtttcgctcacaaacttatgttcgcgataaataataataggtcgcgtaaataaatatttaacactaacccaaaatatatgcaaatatataaaatatcgatttactaaaaatcgggtcgttacaacccacgaatatgaaatctactctcttacctggattcgaagaaaacacgacgaagctctcgaatccctagctctccctttgccctagctccacaaactctcctctcttctctcaagaacacaagacttatgagaaaaatgaaatgttctcttcTCCCCCCTCATGGCCATAAGGGCGCCACACAcactcacaaggcccattgggcctcaagcccaattggcttggcccaataacacgataactctcactattcgcttaataactaaagtactcgataaataactctagttattaacttaattaaaatgccacgttaaataaaatattttaacacattaaaattaataatttgaaaattgggtcgttacacttttcagattaggcgtgtctcgATGTCGGGCACGCGTCGATGTCACACAccgacacgacaccgacacttatgaatACActgaattatattattttctcaaattattatcggtgttgacGTGTGTGTCATGTCTTGTGCCAATgcttcatatattattatattctaaagaataaaaacaacccaagaaacagaaattggaaaaagacaaaaaaaaaatgattcatTGTATTGGTCGtcgaatgatcatggaagacaaaaaatcaaatgggtaagaatggaaaaacaaaagaaacgaacttgaaaataaattaaacctTGGGTTGAAGAAAGTACCTCCTCAACCCTTGTGCTAGCTTCGTTCTACCACCGTGAAAACTATAAAGAACAAAGATTCGATTTTGAAAGAAACAACATTTGCAAAGGTGGTGGTGAATTTGGTGATGGTGTCGGAAATAATTCGGAAAAAATATGttgacagagagagagagaagaagatacacttttaacataccagcacactttTGATGCAGTTTTAACATACCGGCACACTTTAATTAACATACAAGCACACTTTAAttaacataccagcacacttttaacataccaacacaATATATAAGGGTagaatatgaatattttaaaatatgttggggtaaagagatAAACGTaggggtataaaaaaaattccacaataaaataataatgttgcTGCTTTTTTAGGGCCTCAAATTTTGCATATGATAATGTGCTTAcgctaaaaaataagcaaatgttaattaaatatttttgggcCTAAATTCTTTAGAAGGCTTAAATTTTAGAATcaacttatattttatatttttttattgggcctaagtttttgtaaaaaattatatttatgaatTGGGAGTTGACTTATATGTCcaaattttaattcttttatgaattcctttttctttctttttctaggTAAGAATTgactttttcttattttatttgtcttgggaattgacttttatttttacttttcttgagaatttaatttatttctttatttgtcTTGAGAATTGAATTATagccttttatatttattttgatttccttTAAATACCACCATATATTCACCACTCTAAAATGCAAATATTCTGCGGCTCTTCCGTGTCTTTTACGTACCTTAGTGATGGCTATTTCTCACTCTTTCATTCCTTTGACCTTTTTCATATTGCTCTTCAAACAGGTCATAGCCGGCATTGATACAAATTGGTATGATGCTCACGCAACCTTCTATGGTGGTCCGTCAGGAGCTGGAACCATGCGTAAGTTCTAAAATTAAACTTTGATTTTTATTCTATATGAGTttttaaatgatataaattGTTTATACGTTATTTAGAATCTCAACAATAAATAACTATGAATCTCCATTATTTTGTTTGCCTAATATTCTCCACCCAcatacaattataaaaaaaaaatagataaatcaTATTTCAAGTTTTTTATATCATACGTTATGTGTTACATGAAGTTCAAATGACTATTCGTTGttagttattatatatgaaTGAAGAACATACGGGAAACAAGTTGTGTACCTAATCCTTTATTGTATTTGTGCAGAGGGGGCTTGTGGTTATGGTGATCTCTACAAACAAGGATATGGACTTACAAACACAGCACTAAGCACAGCTCTATTCAATAACGGAGCTACTTGTGGTGCTTGTTTTCAGTTAGTTTGTGTGAACGATCCTCAATGGTGCATAAAGGGTGCAAGGCCAATCACGGTAACCGCAACAAATTTTTGTCCTCCAGATTACTCCAAAACCACTGATATTTGGTGTAATCCACCACAAAAACACTTTGACTTGAGTTATAAAATGTTCACTTCTATTGCCTACGAAAAAGGCGGTATCATACCAGTTAAATATCGACGTGTTTCATGTTTCAAAAGAGGGGGTGTAAGGTTTGAGATCAACGGAAACCATAATTTCTTGTTAGTTTTGGTGTTCAATGTTGCTAATGCTGGCGAAGTTTCTCGTGTTAGTGTCAAAGGATCTAAGACTGGCTGGATTCCCATGAAACGCAATTGGGGACAAAAGTGGGATTCTGGAGTTAATTTGGTAGGACAAGCTTTGTCATTTCAAGTTACTACAAGTGATGGAAAAACTTTGGAGTTTTATTCAGTTTCTCCTTACAACTGGCAATTTGGACAGACTTATGAGGGTCGGggtaatttttagataaaatttaATACGTTAATATATCTAGTCACAAAATCATTAGGAGAAtgagttaaaaaataataattattcgGAGTATCATGTAATTTTAATTCTAGtattttgatgaaataaaagCATGtggtttataaattataaactagtttatttgtacaccttttctttttataatttatgtttaaatgATTTTCCAATTTCACTTAGAATtctagcttcttttttttttctttcataaagaTAAAATGTAgtaagtagtttttattttcaaaatttttagaCTTATATAAATGGCATTTTTCATAAAGTAATTGTATatagatttataaaaaattacatattgtGTGATTCTatatacaatttatttatttaaaaatctattttattatatatatatatatatatatatatatatatatatatatatatatatatatatatatatatatatatatatatatatatatatacttattgatcactgtcgtttcgtgatcaaaataatttcaaaagaatagtagtacaaggtagtaaccttggtcgtttcgcaaggactcacaatcagtttaacaatgttagaatcaatttaaaattgtaaagTTGGGGGTTTTCGGTGTTGAAAGAGTATGTGGTTTTAATTAATAGAAAagaatcaatccattggttttaggtaACTTCGTTTATTATCTATCACAGGTTATTCGAAAATGTTCATTCAAGGATTTATGCTTCGGTTGATCATTAAACTAATTAAACAAGCGGAAATTAGTCTTATACGGAATTCAATTGATTAAGCATCAAATGTGTTCAATTAACTATGACAGTGATCAAGCGTCACGAAAATAGAGTTAATGTCATAGAAAATTCCAATCAGCCCTATTGCTAAGCGCGATAGTTTGTATCAGTTTctattcaaatcaattttaacaAGTGGAAAATCAATTCGAACAATCTCAACAATATAAATTCGAAAtagaataattaagcatcaatctAAACGAAATTCATACAGAATAAGAGATATGAAACATACAGAATAAGAGATATGAAAGTGATACAAAACAGCATAAACACTCAAACGAACTTGCAATTgaaaaccgaacctcaagaattCATAAACGgagttccttacaccaatggatcgATAGAGATTAtttttagttctccatgagGCAGTGGCTGCTagggtttgtttatttttgtgaataCTGAATAATGCCTGACTCTGTCAGAATTTCGTTTCTATACATCAATGAAAATGGGCCacaaaacaattgggccgaaaaaatACAAGTTATCCTGAAAATAATTAAGTTTTGGCAAGTCTGGGACATTGATGAGTAAATATGACACCTTTTCGCTCGGAATTGGCTTTGGCCTTCAACacgaaagttgtagctctttgtcTTATCTTTCCAATGCAACTGACCGCGCCTTAATCCGATATTCCTAGCTCAAGTTATAGTCTGCGCAATGAGAATGTGTCAAATTACTGTTTATTACGAAAATAAATAGCAAAACTTAAATAATAGCAAAACTAGACTCTAAACACAA
Coding sequences within it:
- the LOC123894831 gene encoding expansin-A23-like; its protein translation is MAISHSFIPLTFFILLFKQVIAGIDTNWYDAHATFYGGPSGAGTMQGACGYGDLYKQGYGLTNTALSTALFNNGATCGACFQLVCVNDPQWCIKGARPITVTATNFCPPDYSKTTDIWCNPPQKHFDLSYKMFTSIAYEKGGIIPVKYRRVSCFKRGGVRFEINGNHNFLLVLVFNVANAGEVSRVSVKGSKTGWIPMKRNWGQKWDSGVNLVGQALSFQVTTSDGKTLEFYSVSPYNWQFGQTYEGRGNF